A section of the Thermodesulfobacteriota bacterium genome encodes:
- a CDS encoding FAD-binding protein, whose amino-acid sequence MERHLIEKIELAVGKENVLRTEEERKCYSFDARASGCVPDLVVLPTNAEAVSSVLKLANEYKFPVIPRGQGSGVTGGAIPVSGGVVMAFTRMRRIIEIDRDDLIAIVEPGVITYEFQEEVKKYGLFYPPDPASHKYSTIGGNVATCAGGPNSLKYGVTRDYILGLEVVLPTGEIINTGVRTMKGVVGYDLTRLFVGSEGTLGIFTKIILKLIPLPEAKATILAFFKEVEEAAKCVSSIIAARVVPAVVEFMDKASVICSEKANPIGVPENTGALLLIEVDGDPPSVKYQTEKIIRLIKESNASSFRVTDDPKEADHLWLARRTLSQATYNLNPVKIAEDVVVPRSKIPILIRKLEELGKRYQIPILSFGHAGDGNFHVSIMIRDDPEDYRKAEDAVKEIFKETLRLGGTLSGEHGIGVLKSEYIDMELSKEVLEKMAKIKKLFDPNNILNPGKMFPPYMAI is encoded by the coding sequence ATGGAAAGGCACTTGATCGAGAAGATTGAATTAGCAGTGGGAAAAGAAAACGTGCTTAGAACCGAGGAAGAAAGAAAGTGCTATTCGTTTGACGCGAGGGCCAGTGGCTGTGTGCCAGATCTTGTCGTACTGCCAACGAATGCAGAAGCTGTATCTTCTGTGCTCAAACTCGCGAACGAATACAAATTTCCAGTAATACCTAGGGGACAGGGTTCCGGTGTAACAGGCGGTGCCATCCCGGTTTCTGGTGGGGTTGTGATGGCTTTTACGAGAATGAGAAGGATAATCGAGATAGACAGAGACGATCTCATAGCAATCGTTGAGCCCGGGGTTATTACGTATGAGTTTCAAGAAGAGGTTAAAAAGTATGGTCTATTTTATCCTCCCGATCCTGCTTCCCATAAGTATTCAACCATAGGTGGAAATGTTGCCACATGTGCTGGTGGACCGAATTCACTGAAATACGGAGTAACGAGGGACTATATTTTGGGACTTGAGGTCGTTTTACCGACTGGTGAGATAATAAATACCGGTGTCAGAACTATGAAAGGGGTTGTCGGGTACGATCTTACACGCCTCTTTGTTGGTAGCGAAGGAACATTGGGGATCTTCACAAAGATAATACTGAAACTGATCCCTTTACCAGAGGCAAAAGCGACAATTCTCGCTTTTTTTAAAGAGGTTGAGGAAGCTGCAAAATGTGTTTCGAGCATCATCGCAGCCCGTGTAGTTCCAGCGGTCGTGGAGTTTATGGATAAAGCTTCCGTCATCTGCAGCGAAAAGGCAAATCCAATAGGTGTTCCAGAGAACACAGGCGCGCTTCTTCTCATTGAAGTTGACGGGGATCCTCCCTCTGTGAAGTACCAGACGGAAAAGATTATACGTCTTATAAAAGAGTCGAACGCAAGCAGCTTCCGAGTAACGGACGACCCAAAGGAGGCTGATCATTTATGGCTTGCAAGGAGGACGCTTTCTCAGGCCACGTACAATTTAAACCCGGTAAAGATAGCAGAGGATGTAGTAGTACCTCGTTCTAAAATCCCTATCCTCATAAGGAAACTTGAAGAACTTGGCAAGAGATACCAAATTCCCATACTCAGTTTTGGACATGCTGGAGATGGAAACTTCCATGTAAGCATCATGATAAGAGATGATCCGGAGGATTATAGAAAGGCAGAGGACGCAGTTAAGGAGATATTTAAGGAGACTTTGAGGCTAGGTGGAACGCTCTCTGGAGAACACGGGATAGGTGTTTTAAAATCGGAATACATAGACATGGAGCTTTCAAAGGAAGTCTTAGAGAAAATGGCAAAAATCAAAAAACTTTTCGATCCAAATAACATTTTGAACCCGGGAAAGATGTTTCCGCCATACATGGCGATCTGA
- the selD gene encoding selenide, water dikinase SelD — translation MERIELAKSVRGAGUASKIGPGDLNNILCGIEMPKDDNVIVGIEGFDDAGVYKLDENTFIVQTIDFFTPLVNDPYWFGKIAAANSMSDVYAMGGVPKTALNVVCYSTKKFGTDILKEILKGGIEKIKEAGAVLIGGHSVDDEEIKYGLAVTGVINPERILRNDTAFLGDLLILTKPLGTGILTTGIKADLLKEADALYVAQIMAELNNKASELMLSVNTHAATDVTGFGLIGHLKEMIKDRIGVDLYINEIPIIEGTLELAKKGFIPGGLYRNKEYFQKYVMNLREGPIYDVIFDPQTSGGLLFAVPEEEIGRLSENAQRLGVKFWIIGKFTDKNLGQIALL, via the coding sequence ATGGAACGGATTGAGCTCGCAAAGAGTGTAAGGGGGGCCGGCTGAGCCTCAAAAATAGGTCCGGGAGACCTAAATAACATTCTCTGCGGCATCGAAATGCCAAAAGACGATAATGTGATTGTCGGTATTGAAGGATTTGATGATGCCGGTGTTTACAAACTCGACGAAAACACTTTTATCGTTCAAACGATCGACTTTTTTACACCTCTTGTGAATGATCCATATTGGTTCGGTAAGATTGCAGCAGCGAATTCCATGAGCGACGTTTACGCCATGGGTGGAGTTCCAAAAACGGCATTGAACGTGGTTTGTTATTCTACGAAAAAGTTTGGAACTGATATCTTAAAAGAGATACTGAAAGGCGGGATCGAAAAGATAAAAGAAGCCGGGGCGGTGCTTATAGGTGGTCACAGCGTTGATGATGAGGAGATAAAATACGGATTGGCTGTAACAGGTGTCATAAACCCAGAAAGGATTTTGAGAAACGATACGGCTTTTTTAGGAGATTTGCTCATCCTTACAAAACCACTTGGAACCGGAATCCTCACAACGGGAATAAAGGCCGACTTATTAAAAGAGGCGGACGCTCTTTACGTAGCCCAAATAATGGCAGAACTTAACAACAAGGCTTCAGAGCTTATGTTGTCGGTCAACACACATGCTGCAACTGATGTCACCGGCTTTGGACTGATAGGGCATCTAAAGGAGATGATAAAGGATCGGATAGGTGTCGATCTGTACATTAACGAGATACCGATTATCGAAGGCACACTGGAGCTTGCAAAAAAAGGTTTCATCCCAGGAGGCCTTTACAGAAATAAAGAGTATTTTCAAAAGTACGTTATGAATTTACGCGAGGGACCTATATACGACGTCATATTCGATCCTCAAACTTCAGGCGGGCTTCTTTTTGCTGTACCAGAGGAGGAAATCGGAAGATTAAGCGAAAATGCTCAACGGCTTGGCGTAAAGTTTTGGATCATAGGGAAGTTTACAGATAAAAACTTAGGACAGATAGCCCTCCTCTAG